A window of Prevotella fusca JCM 17724 genomic DNA:
AGGTGTTTTACCTGAAATTATGTCATGATTTTTCAATCCGTTGTCTGCGATTTCAAAGTATTAAAATGAAAGGGTTTTCTGCGTCGGAGGATGATAATAAAAAAGATAGCCAAGACAGTCTTGGCTATCTTTTTGTTTAACGCACAACTTCGGTTCTTCCGCTAAAGCTATACGAAAAGCATCCACGCATTTAACGGATGAACCCACTAATTGACCTTCAACTAAGACTTAATTGGAATGCTATCAGACACCAACAACCTTACGACTTCGGGATTTATTCTTACAAAACATCTCCAAGTTCTTGAAAACTGACGCTGTAAAACAAAACTGTTCATCAGAATATCATCTTTCACTTTGCCGGAAATTTCATGGTATGAAATCATAAATCAGCCTGCAACCTTCATCATTTAGATTGCAGACCAAGGAAACAATATGGTCACTATTACGAATCCTATTTGAACCGTACCTGTAGATTCAACTTAAAATACAGTTGCCCATCTTCTCCGCGATACAATTTCGCATATTCATACCTGCCTGTTGATGCAGTCTCCAACTTCGTATTGCAATATAGATAATCCTCAAAGAGATTACGATCATAAAAGTGATAACAGAGCACGTCACCATCATCTTTTACAACAAGATACCCTCCATTCGCCTGATACTCACCATTCCATGGAGTATGGGGCACCATACCAAGGGCTGACGCAACGAGGAAATTCTTAACCTTGTGTTCATAGAACTTCTGGTTGTATGTTGTGTCATAACCTAAAGGATTACGTACGGAAATCGCATCCGTCACTTCCTTTAAACTTCTGATTTCTCTCAGATTGCTTTCCAATATAACTTCAGCCATGATACGTGGTAGGCAACTTTCTATCAAGATAAAATTGTTACGGCAGACAGGATCATCCATAACCTTGAATTTAAATGTCCCGCCCAGTCGTTTTATCTCCGCAACACGATCTCGCACTTTCGTTTGTGTGCCGATAGAATTAATTGCATCTATCTCTAAATCGGTGAAATCATGTCCAGCAACTAAATAGGTGAAGTTCGTTGTTTTGCCAGCATTGAAGAGGGTTGAAGTACTCCCCAACTGTGATTTAATACTGAATCCAAGTAGAGGAGTCATTCCTGTTCTAAGATCATGTATAACAATAGTTATATCTTTCTTTTTTCGGGGACTTGCTTTTATCTTATGACAATGTATTTCAGACATAAACTGCTCTATCAATGGAGCGGTAAAAGCCCCCTTTGACGTTCGTATAACGTCAAGCAGAATATTTGCATAATTAAGAAAGTCTGCAACATTCTTACGTAACAGCTCTGCACCATTTTCTGATACAATAACAACATCATCTTCCAATGCGTATTCATAGCAAGTTTTTTCTTCGTCACGCAGAATCTTCAAGATAGGATAGAACAAGTTTTCTATCTTGTTCAACTCACCATCACCAGCAAATACTTTCTTTTCTCCCAGTAATTTTAGAAAGGCATAGATTTCACTCCATTCTCCTTTATTTGCAGTTTTAGCCATATATTTGATTTTAGATTATTCCTAACATTTCAAGTTCTTTCTTTGCAGTAGCCTGAATAGCAGGCACAGCCACAGAATTACCAAACTGCTTATAGGCAGATGCGTCTGCAACAACTATCTTAAAACTGTCTGGGAATCCCTGTAACCTTGCCCATTCTCTCGGTGTCATTCGACGAATTCCTTCTCGATTAACTTCACCTTTTATATGCGTAACTGGCGTAAAGTCTTTTAAACGTTTATCAACTATCAAATTACGTTCCCTACCCATTCCACCGACAACTATAGCATTTGCAACACCATTTGTGTCAATGATTTCATAACCAAAACCATTTCCAGCTGCTTCATGCCGAGCCCTATGTCGCTTTAAAGTTTCTATATAAACAGTTGAAAGGTAGTATTTAACCGAGGGAACTTCTTTCTCCATAACATCAAGGAACTTTGGACGATTGTCCCCAACCGTTTGCGGCTCTGGATATTGAAACCGAGCAATATCAACATGAAGATCCTTGCGGAAACCTATAATATAGATCCGTTCACGATGCTGCGGAACACCATAGTCCATTGCGTTTAATACTTGTGGTGGAACCACATCATAGCCAGCATTATCCAGATGAGTGAGTATTGTTTTCAGAGTACGACCTTTATCATGGATAGCCAACCCCTTTACATTCTCCAAAAAGAATGCTTTTGGCTGATGTTTTCTAAGGATTGCCTCTATTTCAAAGAAAAGCGTTCCACGAGTTTCATCCTTAAAGCCCAACCTCCGACCAGCTAAAGAGAAAGCCTGACAAGGAAAACCTCCACAAAGTATATCAAAGTTTTGAGGTATATAACTTTTAGTCGACTCTTTAGTTATATCCCCAAACGGCATTTCTCCATAATTAGCAAGATATGTTTCCTGTGCCTTGGCATCAAACTCTGAGGAATATATACACTTTCCTCCTAAATTCTGAAAAGCTATTCGGAATCCACCAATTCCTGCAAATAAATCTATAAAAGTGAATTTAGGATGATCTGGGGCTGGAAATGGAACATTAAAGAAATCATGAAAAAGATTATATTGCGCAGGAGCTTCTGCAACTTCCCACAATTCATCGTCTGACAAAGAGTTTTCATCAGCACCTTTCATACGTGTTCCCTTGCGTGAGAGAAAATTACGGATAGCTAATATGATTTCTTCTTTTCTATCCCTACTTTCATCATTTCCCATATTATGCAAATAATGACTAAGGACAGCCATCTGATTCTCATACGAAGTTTCACCATAAATCTT
This region includes:
- a CDS encoding HpaII family restriction endonuclease, translating into MAKTANKGEWSEIYAFLKLLGEKKVFAGDGELNKIENLFYPILKILRDEEKTCYEYALEDDVVIVSENGAELLRKNVADFLNYANILLDVIRTSKGAFTAPLIEQFMSEIHCHKIKASPRKKKDITIVIHDLRTGMTPLLGFSIKSQLGSTSTLFNAGKTTNFTYLVAGHDFTDLEIDAINSIGTQTKVRDRVAEIKRLGGTFKFKVMDDPVCRNNFILIESCLPRIMAEVILESNLREIRSLKEVTDAISVRNPLGYDTTYNQKFYEHKVKNFLVASALGMVPHTPWNGEYQANGGYLVVKDDGDVLCYHFYDRNLFEDYLYCNTKLETASTGRYEYAKLYRGEDGQLYFKLNLQVRFK
- a CDS encoding DNA cytosine methyltransferase, producing the protein MVVKKLDRDFTLKDFPEEITEDGLKIYGETSYENQMAVLSHYLHNMGNDESRDRKEEIILAIRNFLSRKGTRMKGADENSLSDDELWEVAEAPAQYNLFHDFFNVPFPAPDHPKFTFIDLFAGIGGFRIAFQNLGGKCIYSSEFDAKAQETYLANYGEMPFGDITKESTKSYIPQNFDILCGGFPCQAFSLAGRRLGFKDETRGTLFFEIEAILRKHQPKAFFLENVKGLAIHDKGRTLKTILTHLDNAGYDVVPPQVLNAMDYGVPQHRERIYIIGFRKDLHVDIARFQYPEPQTVGDNRPKFLDVMEKEVPSVKYYLSTVYIETLKRHRARHEAAGNGFGYEIIDTNGVANAIVVGGMGRERNLIVDKRLKDFTPVTHIKGEVNREGIRRMTPREWARLQGFPDSFKIVVADASAYKQFGNSVAVPAIQATAKKELEMLGII